In the Elioraea tepida genome, one interval contains:
- a CDS encoding ATP-binding protein, whose product MFRSLLVANRGEIAVRIFRTARRLGISCLAVHSEADATSLHVALADHALCIGPAPASESYLRIDRIVEAARLLGAEAIHPGYGFLAENPRLPEACAEAGVVFVGPSAAAIRAMGDKAAAKALMAAAGVPLVPGYHGEDQDDAVLAAEALRIGFPLVIKACAGGGGRGMRVVERAEAFADALAAARREAAAAFGDDRVLLERHLARPRHVEVQILADTHGTVLALSSRDCSIQRRHQKIIEEAPAPSLPDAIRSGLAEAAVAAARAVGYVNAGTVEFIVEDERFHFLEMNTRMQVEHPVTEAITGLDLVEWQLRIAAGEKLPFASSPPVRGHAVEARLCAEDPLEGWRPATGQLLHFAVPLVEGIRVDSGVRAGDAVTPFYDPMLAKIIAHGETRAEAIARLRAALDHTIVEGVATNLDALRAILAHPGFTEGVPTTGFLAQHEGALLSPPPPAPTEAILAAAAAVLEAQRRLAWPEGSGHRGPWDRLEGWRLFGSARRTLRLREGSRTIPLAIAQSGHVWEITLEGDTHRVEAYEAEGEGDLRVRVGDRQFRTRSLVLPGSVAVSLPGAGRWRFAIVDALSPPEGDAAGDDRVASPIPGRVAAVLCSVGDVVSRGQTLVVIEAMKTELRINAPVEGRVVRIDVAPGDHVEEGAELVQLAPSGEAATGAVRE is encoded by the coding sequence ATGTTCCGCTCTCTCCTCGTTGCCAATCGTGGCGAGATCGCGGTGCGAATCTTCCGCACTGCGCGGCGCCTCGGCATCTCCTGCCTCGCCGTGCACTCCGAGGCCGACGCCACGTCGCTGCATGTTGCCCTTGCCGATCACGCGCTGTGCATCGGCCCAGCGCCCGCTTCCGAGAGCTATCTCCGGATCGACCGGATCGTCGAGGCCGCGCGGCTTCTCGGGGCCGAGGCGATCCATCCCGGCTACGGCTTCCTCGCCGAGAATCCGCGCCTTCCGGAGGCTTGCGCGGAGGCCGGGGTCGTCTTCGTCGGTCCCTCGGCGGCCGCGATACGGGCGATGGGCGACAAGGCCGCGGCCAAGGCGCTGATGGCGGCGGCGGGTGTGCCGCTCGTGCCCGGCTATCACGGCGAGGACCAGGACGATGCCGTGCTCGCCGCTGAGGCCCTGCGGATCGGCTTTCCCCTCGTGATCAAAGCCTGCGCCGGTGGTGGCGGCCGCGGCATGCGGGTGGTGGAGCGCGCCGAGGCCTTCGCGGACGCGCTCGCCGCTGCACGCCGCGAAGCTGCCGCCGCGTTCGGCGATGATCGGGTCCTGCTCGAGCGCCATCTCGCCCGGCCGCGTCATGTAGAGGTGCAGATTCTCGCGGACACGCACGGCACCGTGCTCGCTCTCTCCTCGCGTGACTGCTCGATCCAGCGCCGGCACCAGAAGATCATCGAGGAGGCACCGGCGCCGTCGCTTCCCGACGCGATCCGGAGCGGGCTTGCCGAGGCAGCCGTCGCGGCGGCGAGGGCGGTCGGCTATGTCAACGCCGGAACGGTCGAGTTCATCGTCGAGGACGAGCGCTTCCATTTCCTCGAGATGAACACGCGGATGCAGGTGGAACATCCGGTGACGGAGGCGATCACCGGCCTCGATCTCGTCGAGTGGCAGCTCCGCATCGCCGCCGGGGAGAAGTTGCCTTTTGCGTCCTCTCCGCCCGTCCGCGGCCATGCCGTGGAGGCGCGCCTCTGCGCCGAGGATCCGCTTGAGGGCTGGCGCCCAGCGACCGGCCAGCTTCTTCATTTTGCCGTTCCCCTCGTCGAGGGGATACGCGTCGATTCCGGCGTGCGCGCAGGCGATGCCGTGACACCGTTCTACGACCCGATGCTCGCCAAGATCATCGCCCATGGCGAAACGCGAGCGGAAGCCATCGCCCGCCTGCGCGCTGCGCTCGATCACACAATCGTCGAAGGTGTGGCAACCAATCTCGACGCACTTCGCGCCATCCTCGCCCACCCGGGCTTCACCGAAGGCGTTCCGACAACGGGCTTCCTCGCCCAACATGAAGGGGCGCTCCTGTCGCCACCGCCGCCTGCTCCAACCGAGGCGATCCTCGCCGCCGCCGCTGCCGTTCTTGAGGCGCAACGTCGTCTCGCGTGGCCGGAAGGCTCCGGCCATCGCGGGCCGTGGGACCGCCTCGAGGGATGGCGCCTGTTCGGCTCCGCCCGCCGGACGCTTCGCCTGCGCGAGGGCAGTCGCACGATCCCCCTCGCCATCGCTCAGAGCGGACATGTGTGGGAGATCACCCTCGAGGGCGACACGCATCGCGTCGAGGCCTACGAGGCGGAGGGGGAGGGCGACCTGCGGGTGCGGGTCGGCGACAGGCAGTTCCGCACGCGGTCTTTGGTGTTGCCTGGTTCTGTCGCTGTCTCGCTTCCTGGCGCGGGCCGGTGGCGCTTCGCGATCGTGGACGCGCTCTCGCCTCCGGAAGGTGACGCCGCCGGCGACGATCGCGTCGCCTCGCCGATCCCTGGCCGTGTGGCGGCGGTCCTCTGCTCCGTAGGCGACGTGGTCTCGCGGGGCCAGACGCTGGTCGTGATCGAAGCGATGAAGACCGAGCTCAGGATCAACGCGCCCGTCGAGGGCAGGGTCGTGCGGATCGATGTCGCACCGGGCGACCACGTAGAGGAGGGGGCCGAGCTCGTGCAGCTCGCCCCCTCCGGCGAGGCCGCTACAGGAGCCGTCCGAGAATGA
- a CDS encoding acyl-CoA dehydrogenase family protein, giving the protein MLDRTPPDVANTRALVVETARAFAAEKLAPGAAARAKRGEIEPEIIAELGALGFLGATVSPEWGGAGLDMLTYAMALEEIAAGDGSVATLVSVHNSPTCLILERFGTEAQRQRWLRPMASGAAVSCFALTEPQAGSDASALRTRAVRRDGHWVIDGAKQFISNGRIAKVCVLFAVTDPSAGKKGISCFIVPTDTPGFIVARTEEKLGQHASDTCALHFESMMVPDEQMIGAPGEGYRIALSTLESGRIGIAAQSVGMARAALDYAIAYAKERRAFGVPIIEHQAVQFRLVEAKTRLEAARQLTHHACRLKDAVAPALEAACMAKLFASEMAEAVCSAAIQTLGGYGYLADYPVERIWRDVRACQIYEGTSDVQKIILGRLL; this is encoded by the coding sequence ATGCTTGACCGTACGCCGCCGGACGTCGCCAACACCCGCGCGCTCGTGGTCGAGACCGCCCGCGCCTTCGCCGCCGAGAAGCTTGCGCCCGGTGCGGCGGCGCGCGCGAAGAGGGGAGAGATCGAGCCCGAGATCATCGCCGAGCTCGGCGCGCTTGGGTTCCTGGGCGCGACGGTGTCGCCCGAATGGGGCGGGGCAGGTCTCGACATGCTGACCTACGCGATGGCACTCGAGGAGATCGCCGCCGGCGACGGTTCCGTCGCCACGCTCGTCTCGGTTCACAACAGCCCGACCTGCCTGATCCTGGAACGTTTCGGCACTGAGGCGCAGCGGCAGCGCTGGCTCCGCCCGATGGCCTCCGGAGCGGCCGTCTCCTGCTTTGCGCTGACCGAACCGCAGGCGGGGTCGGATGCCTCGGCGCTCCGCACAAGGGCAGTGCGTCGCGACGGGCACTGGGTGATCGACGGCGCCAAGCAGTTCATCTCGAACGGCCGGATCGCCAAGGTGTGCGTGCTGTTCGCGGTCACCGACCCTTCCGCCGGCAAGAAGGGCATCTCATGTTTCATCGTCCCCACCGACACGCCCGGCTTCATCGTCGCCCGGACTGAGGAGAAGCTCGGCCAGCATGCCTCCGACACCTGCGCGTTGCATTTCGAGAGCATGATGGTGCCGGACGAGCAGATGATCGGCGCGCCTGGCGAAGGCTACCGGATCGCACTCTCCACCCTTGAGTCGGGCCGGATCGGGATCGCCGCGCAGAGCGTCGGGATGGCGCGCGCCGCGCTCGACTACGCGATCGCCTACGCGAAGGAACGTCGCGCCTTCGGCGTGCCCATCATCGAGCATCAGGCGGTGCAGTTCCGCCTCGTCGAGGCGAAGACGCGTCTCGAGGCGGCGCGGCAGCTCACCCACCACGCCTGCCGCCTCAAGGACGCGGTCGCGCCGGCGCTCGAGGCGGCCTGCATGGCGAAGCTCTTCGCTTCGGAGATGGCGGAGGCGGTGTGCTCGGCCGCGATCCAGACGCTCGGCGGCTATGGCTACCTCGCCGACTATCCGGTCGAGCGTATCTGGCGCGACGTGCGCGCCTGCCAGATCTACGAGGGAACCTCGGACGTGCAGAAAATCATTCTCGGACGGCTCCTGTAG
- a CDS encoding indolepyruvate ferredoxin oxidoreductase family protein: MDALSGRPTITLESRFVDLEAPVLLTGTQAIVRLLLEQARLDRAAGLDTAGFVSGYRGSPLGGLDQELWRRRRLLDAHRIRFEPGLNEDLAATMVWGTQQAAAFPRPRHQGVFGLWYGKGPGVDRSADALRHANTFGTARHGGVVAVAGDDHAAQSSVLPHQTDLVFEAVMIPVLQPASVDEIIPLGLAAFAMSRCSGLWVALKTIAETVEGAATMVLPDRVSFRTPDDHPLPPHGLNFDPTLRWPAQRAELERRVLEERLPAARAWARANRLDRVVFGRPDARIGLVTAGKAHLDVLRALNDLGLPPERAAAAGLALYKVAMSWPLEIEGLRRFASGKWALIIAEEKRGIVERQVREALYGLAASDRPSIAGKVGLDGAPLLPEAGELDPGMVAEALARTLALLGVSVSIPERPPRPASAALKRAPFFCAGCPHNTSTVVPEGSIAMGGIGCHTLALGEVGRARTVTQMGAEGATWAGLAPFTELEHMFVNMGDGTYQHSGLLAIRQAVAARARVTYKILYNSAVAMTGGQPVDGGPTVTQIAHQLAAEGVGRIAVVADDASRLPPARSLPPGTERHTREALDEVQRSFRSFEGVSAIIYDQVCATEKRRKRKRGTLPAAETTVLINPRVCENCGDCTAQSNCVAIEPIDTEYGRKRRVAPSSCNTDLSCLKGFCPSFVTIAGPRRHVPAPHLAELEALLPARLTPPSRPPLVRPWRALFAGVGGSGIVTTGAIVAMAAHLEGRAVRTLDFTGLAQKNGAVVAHVQIAPEEAMLDVPRVPAGRGDLLMAGDLAVAAASDVLSRVSPSAAIVGNAALAAVATFVRDPDVALDLEAHRAALAAAVPGGTTLWLEASRVAEALFGDVLAMNTILLGGAWQSGLVPVGEQALLEAISLNGTAVEVNRRAFLWGRALAADATLAERVLGHPLRHDTLDALVEHRAAELSRYQDEGLAARYRALVARAAKAEEAVLGRAGEFARAVAEGYFHVLAVKDEYEVARLHTDPAFLAEVRAAAGGAPLTFHLSPPLPWLGRDPATGRRRKVALPGWLMLPLFRLLAHGRKLRGTWLDPFAHQQDRKLERAMIRHYEEDIAAAIGALSEATHAAAVALARHPFSVRGFGPVKQESHARAEPVRLALCKRLADHRQPEQHARTPESETTHA, translated from the coding sequence ATGGACGCGCTGTCTGGAAGACCGACGATCACCCTCGAGAGCCGCTTCGTCGATCTCGAGGCACCCGTGCTGTTGACCGGCACCCAGGCGATCGTCCGCCTTCTTCTCGAGCAGGCGCGGCTCGACCGTGCGGCAGGGCTCGACACGGCCGGGTTCGTCTCCGGCTACCGCGGCTCGCCGCTCGGCGGGCTCGACCAGGAGCTCTGGCGGCGCCGCAGGCTTCTCGACGCCCACCGGATCCGTTTCGAGCCCGGCCTGAACGAGGACCTCGCGGCCACCATGGTCTGGGGCACGCAGCAGGCGGCCGCCTTCCCCCGCCCGCGGCATCAGGGCGTGTTCGGGCTGTGGTACGGCAAGGGCCCTGGTGTGGATCGCTCGGCCGACGCGCTCCGCCACGCCAACACCTTCGGCACCGCACGCCATGGCGGTGTCGTCGCCGTCGCGGGCGATGACCATGCGGCGCAGTCCTCGGTGCTGCCGCACCAGACCGATCTCGTGTTCGAGGCGGTGATGATCCCCGTGCTGCAGCCCGCCTCCGTCGACGAGATCATCCCGCTCGGTCTCGCAGCTTTCGCGATGAGCCGCTGCTCCGGCCTCTGGGTCGCGCTCAAGACGATCGCCGAGACGGTCGAAGGCGCGGCGACGATGGTGCTGCCCGACCGCGTCTCGTTCCGCACACCGGACGACCACCCCCTTCCCCCGCACGGCTTGAACTTCGACCCGACGCTGCGCTGGCCGGCACAGCGGGCGGAGCTCGAGCGTCGCGTGCTCGAGGAAAGGCTTCCGGCGGCGCGTGCCTGGGCGCGCGCGAACCGTCTCGACCGCGTCGTGTTCGGGCGCCCCGATGCCAGGATCGGCCTCGTCACCGCCGGCAAGGCGCATCTCGACGTTCTGCGCGCCCTCAACGATCTCGGCCTCCCGCCCGAGCGCGCGGCCGCCGCAGGACTCGCTCTTTACAAGGTCGCGATGTCCTGGCCGCTGGAGATCGAAGGCCTGCGCCGCTTCGCCTCCGGCAAATGGGCGCTGATCATCGCCGAGGAGAAGCGCGGCATCGTCGAGCGCCAGGTGCGCGAAGCGCTCTACGGTCTCGCTGCGTCGGACCGCCCGAGCATCGCCGGCAAGGTCGGGCTCGACGGCGCGCCGCTTCTGCCTGAGGCGGGGGAGCTCGACCCGGGCATGGTCGCCGAGGCGCTCGCCCGCACGCTCGCCTTGCTCGGCGTCTCCGTCTCGATACCGGAACGTCCGCCGCGCCCCGCAAGCGCGGCGCTCAAGCGTGCGCCGTTCTTCTGCGCCGGCTGCCCGCACAATACCTCGACCGTGGTGCCCGAGGGGTCGATCGCGATGGGCGGCATCGGCTGCCACACGCTTGCGCTCGGCGAAGTGGGCCGCGCGCGCACGGTGACGCAGATGGGAGCCGAGGGCGCGACCTGGGCCGGCCTGGCCCCGTTCACCGAGCTCGAGCACATGTTCGTCAACATGGGCGACGGTACCTATCAGCACTCCGGCCTGCTCGCGATCCGCCAGGCCGTCGCTGCACGGGCGCGCGTCACCTACAAGATCCTCTACAACAGCGCGGTCGCGATGACCGGCGGCCAGCCGGTGGACGGTGGCCCGACGGTCACGCAGATCGCGCACCAGCTTGCGGCGGAAGGGGTGGGGCGCATCGCCGTGGTCGCCGACGACGCCTCGCGCCTGCCTCCCGCCCGCTCCCTTCCCCCGGGGACCGAGCGTCACACGCGCGAGGCGCTTGATGAGGTGCAGCGGTCCTTCCGCAGCTTCGAGGGCGTGTCGGCCATCATCTACGACCAAGTCTGCGCCACCGAGAAGCGGCGCAAGCGCAAGCGCGGCACGCTGCCTGCCGCCGAAACGACGGTGCTCATCAACCCGCGCGTCTGCGAGAACTGCGGCGACTGCACCGCCCAGTCCAACTGTGTCGCGATCGAGCCGATCGACACCGAGTATGGCCGCAAGCGCCGTGTGGCGCCGTCCTCCTGCAACACCGACCTCTCCTGCCTCAAGGGCTTCTGCCCGTCCTTCGTCACCATCGCCGGGCCGCGGCGTCACGTTCCGGCCCCCCATCTTGCCGAGCTCGAGGCCTTGCTGCCGGCGCGGCTCACACCGCCGTCGCGACCTCCGCTCGTCCGCCCGTGGCGGGCACTGTTCGCGGGCGTCGGCGGCAGCGGCATCGTTACCACCGGCGCGATCGTCGCGATGGCTGCCCATCTCGAGGGCCGCGCCGTACGCACGCTCGACTTCACCGGGCTCGCGCAGAAGAACGGCGCGGTGGTCGCGCATGTCCAGATCGCGCCGGAGGAGGCGATGCTTGACGTCCCGCGCGTTCCGGCGGGGCGTGGCGACCTTCTGATGGCGGGGGACCTCGCGGTTGCGGCGGCAAGCGACGTCCTCTCGCGCGTCTCCCCGTCCGCCGCCATCGTCGGCAATGCCGCGCTTGCGGCCGTCGCCACGTTCGTGCGCGACCCCGATGTCGCGCTCGATTTGGAAGCGCACCGTGCCGCGCTTGCCGCCGCGGTCCCTGGCGGCACAACGCTGTGGCTCGAAGCCTCGCGCGTCGCCGAGGCGCTGTTCGGGGACGTGCTCGCGATGAACACGATCCTTCTGGGGGGCGCGTGGCAGAGCGGCCTCGTTCCAGTCGGCGAACAGGCTCTGCTCGAGGCGATCTCGCTCAACGGCACGGCGGTCGAGGTCAACCGCCGCGCCTTCCTCTGGGGCCGGGCGCTCGCCGCTGACGCCACGCTCGCCGAGCGCGTCCTTGGCCATCCGCTGCGCCATGACACGCTGGACGCTCTGGTCGAGCACCGCGCGGCTGAGCTCAGTCGCTACCAGGACGAGGGTCTCGCCGCCCGCTACCGTGCCCTCGTCGCACGCGCGGCCAAAGCCGAGGAGGCTGTTCTCGGCAGGGCGGGCGAGTTCGCGCGCGCGGTCGCCGAAGGCTATTTCCACGTGCTCGCGGTCAAGGACGAGTACGAGGTCGCCCGCCTGCACACCGACCCTGCCTTCCTCGCCGAGGTCAGGGCAGCGGCGGGCGGGGCGCCGCTCACCTTCCACCTCTCGCCGCCTCTTCCCTGGCTCGGGCGCGACCCCGCGACCGGACGGCGGCGGAAGGTCGCCCTTCCCGGGTGGCTCATGCTACCGCTCTTCCGCCTGCTCGCGCACGGGCGGAAGCTCCGAGGCACCTGGCTTGATCCGTTCGCTCACCAGCAGGACCGGAAGCTCGAGCGCGCGATGATCCGGCACTACGAGGAGGACATCGCGGCGGCGATTGGGGCGCTCTCCGAGGCGACGCATGCAGCCGCCGTCGCTCTTGCCCGACACCCATTCTCGGTGCGCGGATTCGGCCCGGTGAAGCAGGAGAGCCACGCCAGGGCCGAGCCGGTGCGGCTTGCGCTGTGCAAACGCCTCGCTGACCATCGCCAGCCGGAGCAACACGCGAGAACCCCCGAGAGCGAGACGACGCATGCTTGA
- a CDS encoding aspartate aminotransferase family protein translates to MATLAANWTLADALAEEARAFAAANPASRARALAAASVMPGGNTRTVLHYTPFPLAFAKGVGATLTDLDGHVYRDYLGEYSAGLYGHSPGPILAAAKAAIEDGIALGGPNMYEARLAAAIAERFPSVERIRFTNSGTEANLMALVTARAATGRQKILAFAGGYHGGVLVFKPGVVTNVPFDVTLARYNDIASVEAALAPDPTAFAAVIVEPVMGAAGSLPADPEFIRFLREITARWGIVFILDEVMTSRLGPSGMQGRLGVRPDLTTFGKYLGGGFSFGAFGGAEHLMGRYDPYRPDALAHAGTFNNNVTSMAAGLAGLTQLFTPEAAERLTARGEALKARVNAAAEAEGAPLRMTGFGSMLGLHPTDSPITRPEDVPEAQSARALIHLALIARGIYIARRGYVSLSLPQDEADDAAFADAVADVIAQHGRVLREAA, encoded by the coding sequence ATGGCGACGCTGGCGGCGAACTGGACCCTTGCTGACGCGCTCGCCGAGGAGGCGCGCGCCTTCGCCGCTGCCAACCCGGCCTCGCGCGCGCGTGCGCTCGCCGCCGCGTCGGTGATGCCCGGCGGCAACACCCGGACGGTGCTTCACTACACGCCGTTCCCGCTCGCCTTCGCCAAGGGGGTGGGGGCGACGCTCACCGACCTCGACGGGCACGTCTATCGCGACTATCTCGGCGAATATTCCGCCGGACTCTACGGCCACTCGCCCGGCCCGATTCTCGCGGCGGCAAAGGCGGCGATCGAGGACGGAATCGCGCTCGGCGGCCCGAACATGTACGAGGCGAGGCTCGCCGCGGCGATCGCGGAACGGTTCCCCTCCGTCGAACGAATCCGCTTCACCAACAGCGGCACGGAAGCGAACCTGATGGCGCTCGTTACCGCCCGGGCGGCGACGGGTCGGCAGAAGATCCTCGCCTTCGCCGGCGGCTATCACGGCGGCGTTCTCGTCTTCAAGCCGGGGGTCGTGACGAACGTTCCGTTCGACGTCACGCTCGCCCGCTATAATGACATCGCCTCCGTCGAGGCGGCGCTCGCGCCCGACCCGACGGCGTTCGCCGCCGTGATCGTCGAGCCGGTGATGGGGGCGGCCGGGTCGCTTCCGGCCGACCCGGAGTTCATCCGCTTCTTGCGCGAGATCACCGCCCGTTGGGGGATCGTGTTCATCCTCGACGAGGTGATGACGAGCCGCCTCGGCCCCTCGGGCATGCAGGGCCGCCTCGGCGTCAGGCCCGACCTCACGACCTTCGGCAAGTATCTCGGCGGCGGGTTCAGCTTCGGGGCTTTCGGCGGGGCGGAGCACCTGATGGGTCGCTACGACCCGTATCGTCCCGACGCGCTCGCCCACGCCGGCACGTTCAACAACAACGTCACCTCGATGGCCGCCGGGCTTGCGGGCCTGACGCAGCTGTTCACGCCGGAGGCTGCGGAGCGGCTCACGGCGCGTGGCGAGGCTCTGAAGGCGAGGGTCAACGCCGCCGCCGAGGCAGAGGGCGCACCGCTTCGGATGACCGGCTTCGGCTCGATGCTCGGGCTTCACCCGACCGACTCGCCGATCACACGCCCGGAGGACGTGCCGGAAGCGCAATCAGCCCGCGCCCTGATCCACCTCGCCCTGATCGCGCGCGGCATCTACATCGCCCGGCGCGGCTATGTCTCGCTATCGCTGCCGCAGGACGAGGCGGACGATGCCGCCTTCGCCGACGCTGTGGCGGACGTGATCGCCCAGCATGGCCGCGTGCTTCGGGAGGCGGCGTGA
- a CDS encoding cupin domain-containing protein: MEALSGEGMAVIVQPHEARSFWQPVPANGFVECYLDPSNVTSDTPFAMGRQTVAPGCHVREHVHDRHEEIIHFIAGEATILLDGVEHPAVPGTTVFLGKGRRHAFINRGTEPFTFVWVLMPSGLERFFEAIGRPRTPGEPAPEPFPRPADVAEIERRTVFSWADQSGKALGESGAR; encoded by the coding sequence ATGGAGGCGCTCTCAGGCGAGGGGATGGCGGTGATCGTCCAGCCGCACGAGGCGCGCAGCTTCTGGCAGCCGGTGCCGGCGAACGGCTTCGTCGAGTGCTATCTCGACCCCTCGAACGTCACCTCCGACACGCCCTTCGCGATGGGCCGGCAGACGGTCGCGCCCGGCTGTCACGTGCGCGAGCACGTGCATGACCGGCACGAGGAGATCATCCATTTCATCGCCGGCGAGGCGACGATCCTGCTCGACGGTGTGGAGCACCCGGCCGTTCCCGGAACGACCGTTTTCTTGGGCAAGGGGCGACGGCACGCCTTCATCAACCGCGGCACCGAACCCTTCACCTTCGTGTGGGTCCTGATGCCGTCGGGGCTCGAGCGGTTCTTCGAGGCGATCGGCCGCCCGCGCACGCCCGGCGAGCCGGCGCCTGAGCCGTTCCCCCGCCCAGCGGATGTTGCCGAGATCGAGCGCCGGACCGTGTTCA